GGCACCAAGAGTCTGGGCGAGCTGGGCATGTGGAAATGCATGGCTTGCGGGACGCCCAACGGCGAAATGGATGAAGGGAAGCGCATCGTAAGAGAAGTCCTCAAATCACACGAGAAAGACAAGGATGCGAGCTCGAGCAAAGAGCCAACAACGCCGGAGACTGACGATGGTGACCTTCAAGCCGAGGACGCAAGCCGGGAAGACGAGCCCTCGAAGGCCGACgggccagctgctgcagtcAAGGCCAGGAGATCAGCGAGAAGTAAGAAGTAAGTGGCTGCGGATGACTCTGCAACGGGGTAGGCGTATCGGTTTTTTGCAGGCTACAAGAAAGGCCTAGGTTCTTGGGGAATTTAGGAGGGGGTTTTTCATGGGCAGGGtgatggaaaaagaagaaaaataaaaagaaaaaagaagaatcaaaacaacaagaagaaactcaATGGGacaagggggaaaagagagaaaaggagaaaaagaagagaaaacaagggCTCGGAGGAAGGCGTACTGTTTGCTTGCAGTGATATCTCCCCGCATggttttttgctttttgctttttgcttttattgCTTTTATTGCTGGTCCTTTTGTCTTttaccctttttttcttccctcttttcaTACGACTGCTTCTCGCAGCTTTCCTTTGTAACCGGAGTCattttcttgatttttttctaTCTTTCTTCTATTTCTGCTTTTAAAGCATTTTTTAACCTTGACACCTTCAAGGTTACCCTTGGGTATTAAATAGGTTGCCTCTGCCTACCTATCTTTTACCTATAGCTCCTTTACCTTGCTATCGTCATCCCCTCAATACCTAACTACCTTACCTTACTTTTGATTGTCTGGCGGATGTGGGCATGGAAAGATATACGTGCTTGATATAACCGTACAGGAagggagacgagagagaaaaggacTAGAGTGCTAGGGtgagaaagatgaaggtgggaaaagaagctgagaaTTGAAATCCCCAAGACATGTATCAATCACATGTATCTAACAGATCAGATCattgctttgtttgtttgtttgtctgtttAGCGATTCCGCCCTTCATTGGATGGTACGTTCAGTCGGTCGCAAGAGCGCATCATGGCCGGATAGAAAGGACAGAATAAAGAGGTCCTTAGCACACGACTTGTTTGAAATAGGCATGATGAAAAGACATCTTTACATTGCAAGTCTATCTATCGCCGTCCATTCCATCATGCCAAAATTGTAGTGGCCAGCTCTCCGTCcaacactttttttttttttttttttgtaatTTTCGTTTTgtctctcccccttctcgCTTGTTTGTTTCGTAAGGGAATCATTTTTCATATCTACCTTGACTTTGAAAGGCTATCCTGGGCATCCTTCGACTATGCCCGGGCACCGAAATCTTctaccatccatctcattaGTTGGCGGCGTAGTATGGTCCAAAAATACATTGCGCGACATGGCTTGATCCATGGCTCCTGCCCGTCTATATAGAGCTCCAGTTCATCGTTTCCGCACCTCGGTGGCCCAGCCGTCAATTCCCTCTCCACGGCTGCCAACCTCCAGCCCCTCGATCTTGACGCCCTTCATACCCGGCGTGTCATCCAGCCACGGGTGCCCTGCCATGCCGCCGGCGTTAGCGCGCTTCTCTGGCACGAGCTCGAGCATCGGAGTcaaaaaggccgagatgCGCTTAGCCTCGTCCTCTTTGAAATGATATTTCTCTCTCAGGACGTCTGGTAAAGCCCAGTGCCTCAGCCTATGAATGTTCCGGAGCTCTCCCTTTCTGTTGAATATTTCCTGGCTCCATTTGCCGCTGAGGCACAGGGATCGTGGGAAGGGGCCCAGCAGCTCTATGATCTGCGCGATGTGGTCGTCGTCCTTGCCATACTTAGTGCCAGACTGGGGATCGAAGAGATAGTCGCCCGTAATCAACTCGAACACCTGTCGACGTTTGTTAGTTGACAAAGGAAGTGATCAAACGGGCTATATAGCAGACACTTACCATGGCAGACATGCTCCAGACATCTGTGCTTGCACCCCACTTTGCGCCTAGAATCACCTCTGGAGATCGATATTGTCGCGTTTGAATATCGTTGGTGAAATGGTGATTGACCCAGCATGCATTGCCCAGGTCGGCAATCTTGACGCTAATCACCTCAAATGCATGCGAATCATCCGCCTTGCGCTTGTCGCCGGTTGAGCCCGACGAAGGTGTGCTGGATTTGTCTAGAGAGATACCCGACACTTCGCGAGTCAGGAGGTCACTAGATGGCGGCAAGAAACCGTCTTGATGTTAGGAAAGTGAATCAAACAGTTTAAGCGCAAATGGAAAGAGAGGGAACAGAGGTTTCGAAACTTACGCAgacttttctctcttatGAGCGTCGTCGGCCTTTGGCGATCCGTCCTTGTTCTTACctagaaagaaaggaaagaatGTTAGAAAAATACCAAGTAGAAAGAGATAGCACTGGTCGTACCTTCCAGCATTCCAGCCAGGCTGCCCTGGGAagttgatgatgggaataGGTTGTTGTGGTTGAAGTTGGCGTTGAGGGGAGACGGCAACGGCTGGCTGCCAGTAATGAGCGTCCTACGTCTTCTGCGGCCGTTGCGGTTGTTCTCTTTGTCGGGCGTCTCGGGCTTGACCACTTTCTTGACAATCTGCTCAACGTCTCCAATTTCAATCAAGACGTTTTCGGGCTTGAGATCGGTGTGGATGATGCCGCACTCCCGGTGTAGGTAATCCAGGCCAAGCAGGACTTGCTTGGTGATTTGCTTGACAAGAGGCATGGGGATACCGCGGTGGTTCCATCTCTTTATGAGGCCCAGCAAGTTCTCGCCCAGCACCTCAAACACCATGCACATGTGAGTTCCGTTGGGGCCCTTGTGTTCGAACGAGTCGAGGAGGCTGACGACGTGCTTGCGGCCGGGATGGTTGGGGTTGGCCTGGACGATCTTATTGAGAAGCTTAATCTCATCGACGGCCGTCTCCGTGTAGTGGGTGGCTGAGCGCACCACCTTGAGCGCGACGTGTTTGCCGTTGGTGTTGTCCCGCGACAGCCAGACGGTCGAGAAGTGACCCCAGCCCAGCTTGCGCACAACCGTGTacttgccgtccttgaacTTTTCGCCAATCTGGACGGGGTGATAACCGCCCTTGCAGTAGTCTTCGGaatcttcctcgtcggccgTGTTCTCGGCGGGGTCGTCAgccgccgacgacgaggacggcgaGTGAGCCATGGTGGCGCTGGGCAATTGGCGGGTTCTAGATtgcaagaaaaaacaaacagCAGCAGTTAGCGATCGCGACTCGGGCTTGCGGACGCGCGTCAACAAGGAGAAAACGGTAGCAGACTTGATGGCCAAGCAACTACCTGGCCGCAAGACGATGGAATGGAGAGAAAGGGTCGAAGTTGGAGACAGGCGGGCGCAGGGATAGTGGCAGTTGATTGGGCGGTCTATGTGggaagggggggaagaggctAGCGGTAAACTCCAGCCATAGAACGCTTTGCGGGGTGACGGTATCAAGATTGTAAGCCCAACCCACAGCCTACAAACAACTGCGCGTGCGAGCGACACTGGCAGCGGCAGTGACAGCGGTAACTCAAAGTGAGTGAGAGATGGCAGCTGCCAGCCAAGGTACCTGATAGATGCCATGGACATCACGTACTTGACGCTACAATGGCAGCATGGCCGCAGTAGCGCtcatggcagcagcagcagtagcagcaagTAGGAGCATTTGCAGCCAAGCGGGCCGCCCACTTGGGCGCGATAATCAAGGCCAAAAAGCCCCTTGTACATGCTCTTGAAAGGGGTCCTGTCGCTCGAAAGGGGGTTTGAAAAAGAGGGTATAGACAAGTAGAAAAAAGGTGAGGGGAACCTGGTCTTGAGAAAGCTCATGCTGTCTTTGACATTATGCAGCGTCTGTCCGCGGCAAATGGTTGGGCAATGAGACTCGCGGCTGGTTTCGGGCAGGGTCTATCCCAAAGATGGGATGACGAGAGGGACAATAAATAGGGCCCGTTTTGGCTAaccaggaaaaggaagaaaaaagaagcaaatgTAAATGAAAAATTCAAATAAAATAAGGAACGGCAAAGTGCGCACAGAGCACAAAAGGTAGAGAAACTTGggcttttttccttcttgcccAGGCAGCAAACCGGGCAGACAAGGTGAGGGTTATTCTGGTAGAGGCGGTATCGTGACAAGGTGAcagaggggagaaagaaCGAGAACGGCGTGGCAGCGAGAGTGAGACTGGCTgagcacacacacactcatcaacagccagccagatCTTCATTGGCTGGCACACCAATGATGACGGCGAGCAGCTGAAAGCGGCAGCAAAACAAGCCCGTACCTACTTGGGCCGTGGCTGTTCGATTCGACTACCCGCCCGAGCCAGCCCCTCCAGTGGGGCACGCTCACAGACGCCGGCAGCTCTGCAAGCGGCGAAGCGCCCTGAAGCTGCTGTGCCTTATAATGAGAGCTTGGAGACGAGATGTTGggatgagagaaagagtGTAAGAGGAGCAGGGGATATCAGGGTTGGATAACGGAAGGATAACGACAGCGCCGAGTCCCCTTTCCATGCCTTGAACGGACAGCCAAAGCAGCTATCCGGATAAACAAAATGAGACTGGCGACGGGACCAACGGGATGCCCACGGAGCAGCACTCGGGCAACAGCGCGCGGAACCCTGGCCACATGGAAAGCCGCAGCAAACGAAAATACAGCTCCATCGCCGTGGCAGTGGCAAACAACGAGGGCAAGGCAGAAATAATGTGAACCCTTGCGAAATCAAaaacaacacaacacaacacaatACAActcaaagcaaagcaaagacaacCCCGGTTCGGCGCAGGACTCGGCGGTCATCAGCCTCGCGGAGCggcctccagctcgtcaCTCGACGTTGGCTGCGGCCCCGCTGATACGAACAGagagcatctccatcagtGCCTcattccagctccagcatAGAGGCACTAGAATCAGTGACGGTGATGGCATGAAGCCAGGGGCAAGAATGTACATGAAGTAATCAACACCATCTGCCCTGTTttttctgcagcttctgggTCCCCTCTGGGCTCAACTCGAGCAAATGCCGGGCTCGGGAGGACCAAGACGGTGGAGCCGGCCATGTCATAGAGCGGGCACAGACAATGAGGGGCTAGCCACAGCGTGTGTAACGAATGAAGAGGCCATTTTGCATGCAGAGGCCATGCAGAGGGCAAAAACAGGAATAGAAACGAACCTGCGGCTGcgaggtgatgatgagggatgTGACGGTGGAGTTGGACAAGTCGGTCAGGCACCCGACGGGCCTTTGCCAATGGCAGGGCAGACATGCAAATGATGGCGGATGGACACGCAGCTTTGCGCCGTGACCCCATGCtcactcatctcatcatccatccGTTGCCCGCAAGGCTTCAAGGGTTGGAGGGGTCACGTCGTACGGGGGCAGTGAGAAACAATCAAAATAAACAACAAACGCAGACAGACGCAACGAGAACGGGAAGGGTCAGGGACCAAAGAATCAAAAGACAGCTCACGAAACGTCCAACTTACTCGTGCATGTCCGTGTTGTCCTGCGACTTGGACGCCTTGCCTGTTCCTATTCCTGATGCCGCATCTGCGTCTGCAGGTCGCTGCGATGGTGGCCCCtccatggtgatgatgggctTGAGGCCGTCtttcttgcgcttcttgatgctgatgccggaGCCGCTGGAACTGGGGGGAGCTGGGGCCTCTTTCTGGGGGTTGGCGGCATCCACGTCGCTGCCGCTCATAGCTGCAGACGGCGTCGTTGctgcaaaagcaaagaggaagcgcaagcaaaagcaaaagcgaGGTGGTGAGACGGAGGggaagatggacgagatgggAAGAGCAAGGATTGGATTGGCCTGAAGGCGAGGCTGAGTTGGGTATCGATAGGATGGTAGCAGTCAGTCGCAGTGTGGCAGGAGTGGTGCGCGTGGTTGCTGCTACGGGCCGGGCTATCGTGCCTTATGCAGGTAATAGCAGGCGCGTGTgatttcttatttttcttgtttttccccCCGTAATATGGATTAAAAAGCCTCTCTATGTAAGAGTTGGGGGAATCGCTACGATagttgctgcagctgatgaCGTTCTTCCCATCGTATTCGTCTTGTTCCTGCATTTACTAGTGCGATGGAAAAAATTTCAAATTAA
This genomic stretch from Trichoderma breve strain T069 chromosome 1, whole genome shotgun sequence harbors:
- a CDS encoding protein kinase domain-containing protein, whose translation is MAHSPSSSSAADDPAENTADEEDSEDYCKGGYHPVQIGEKFKDGKYTVVRKLGWGHFSTVWLSRDNTNGKHVALKVVRSATHYTETAVDEIKLLNKIVQANPNHPGRKHVVSLLDSFEHKGPNGTHMCMVFEVLGENLLGLIKRWNHRGIPMPLVKQITKQVLLGLDYLHRECGIIHTDLKPENVLIEIGDVEQIVKKVVKPETPDKENNRNGRRRRRTLITGSQPLPSPLNANFNHNNLFPSSTSQGSLAGMLEGKNKDGSPKADDAHKREKSADLLTREVSGISLDKSSTPSSGSTGDKRKADDSHAFEVISVKIADLGAKWGASTDVWSMSAMVFELITGDYLFDPQSGTKYGKDDDHIAQIIELLGPFPRSLCLSGKWSQEIFNRKGELRNIHRLRHWALPDVLREKYHFKEDEAKRISAFLTPMLELVPEKRANAGGMAGHPWLDDTPGMKGVKIEGLEVGSRGEGIDGWATEVRKR